One Ahaetulla prasina isolate Xishuangbanna chromosome 1, ASM2864084v1, whole genome shotgun sequence DNA window includes the following coding sequences:
- the ACKR3 gene encoding atypical chemokine receptor 3 isoform X2, with protein sequence MCARNPEEEWAMPCIPGSFHQKSSAMNTIDMPPIFNLLEVENLNETNVTCNNGECITVDSLLCPNMLNKSALLYTLSFLYIFIFMIGLVANFVVVWMNFQTKITGYETHLYILNLAVADLCVIITLPIWVISFVQHSQWNMGEISCKIAHLVFSINLYGSIFFLTCMSVDRYLSVAYFQPASSVKKKRLRCCICILVWLFAFFAALPDTYYLKMVSSNNETYCRPVYPEETAKEWLAGIELTSVILGFVIPFPLIAVSNCLLAAAVLASNDQERKSNVKIIFSYVLVFLVCWLPYHIAVLLDFLLAFHFIPFSCQMENFLYAALHITQCFSLVHCCINPILYSFINQNYKYELMKAFIFKYSAKTGLTKLIDTSKVSETEYSALEQNGK encoded by the coding sequence gctcatttcatCAAAAATCATCTGCAATGAATACTATTGACATGCCTCCAATATTCAATCTTCTGGAAGTGGAGAATCTCAATGAAACCAATGTAACCTGCAACAATGGAGAGTGTATCACTGTGGACTCCTTGTTGTGCCCAAATATGCTTAACAAAAGTGCTCTGCTCTATACCCTGTCCTTTTtgtatatctttatttttatgaTTGGCTTAGTGGCCAATTTTGTGGTTGTCTGGATGAATTTTCAAACAAAAATTACTGGCTATGAAACTCACTTATACATCCTCAACCTTGCTGTTGCTGACCTTTGTGTGATCATCACTCTTCCCATCTGGGTAATCTCCTTTGTTCAACACAGCCAGTGGAACATGGGGGAAATCTCATGCAAGATAGCTCACCTTGTGTTCTCCATCAATCTATATGGCAGCATCTTCTTCCTGACATGTATGAGTGTGGATCGGTACCTCTCAGTTGCTTACTTCCAACCTGCCAGCAGTGTTAAAAAGAAGAGACTCCGTTGTTGCATTTGCATCTTGGTATGGCTCTTTGCCTTCTTTGCAGCCCTTCCTGATACCTATTACCTTAAGATGGTTTCCTCCAACAATGAAACCTATTGTCGTCCTGTCTATCCAGAGGAGACTGCAAAGGAGTGGCTAGCTGGCATAGAGCTAACCTCTGTTATTTTAGGTTTTGTCATTCCTTTTCCTCTCATTGCTGTTTCCAATTGTCTTTTAGCCGCAGCTGTATTGGCCTCTAATGATCAAGAGAGGAAGAGTAATgtgaaaattattttttcctatgTCCTTGTATTTCTTGTCTGTTGGCTGCCATACCACATAGCTGTGTTGCTTGACTTCTTGTTGGCCTTCCATTTTATACCCTTCAGTTGCCAAATGGAGAACTTCCTTTATGCAGCTCTTCACATTACTCAGTGCTTCTCTCTGGTTCATTGTTGCATCAATCCCATTCTCTATAGTTTTATCAATCAAAACTACAAGTATGAACTCATGAAAGcatttatctttaaatattcaGCTAAAACTGGCCTTACAAAGCTGATTGATACTTCCAAGGTTTCAGAAACTGAGTACTCTGCTTTGGAGCAAAATGGTAAATGA
- the ACKR3 gene encoding atypical chemokine receptor 3 isoform X3, which yields MNSSLVCYLGSFHQKSSAMNTIDMPPIFNLLEVENLNETNVTCNNGECITVDSLLCPNMLNKSALLYTLSFLYIFIFMIGLVANFVVVWMNFQTKITGYETHLYILNLAVADLCVIITLPIWVISFVQHSQWNMGEISCKIAHLVFSINLYGSIFFLTCMSVDRYLSVAYFQPASSVKKKRLRCCICILVWLFAFFAALPDTYYLKMVSSNNETYCRPVYPEETAKEWLAGIELTSVILGFVIPFPLIAVSNCLLAAAVLASNDQERKSNVKIIFSYVLVFLVCWLPYHIAVLLDFLLAFHFIPFSCQMENFLYAALHITQCFSLVHCCINPILYSFINQNYKYELMKAFIFKYSAKTGLTKLIDTSKVSETEYSALEQNGK from the coding sequence gctcatttcatCAAAAATCATCTGCAATGAATACTATTGACATGCCTCCAATATTCAATCTTCTGGAAGTGGAGAATCTCAATGAAACCAATGTAACCTGCAACAATGGAGAGTGTATCACTGTGGACTCCTTGTTGTGCCCAAATATGCTTAACAAAAGTGCTCTGCTCTATACCCTGTCCTTTTtgtatatctttatttttatgaTTGGCTTAGTGGCCAATTTTGTGGTTGTCTGGATGAATTTTCAAACAAAAATTACTGGCTATGAAACTCACTTATACATCCTCAACCTTGCTGTTGCTGACCTTTGTGTGATCATCACTCTTCCCATCTGGGTAATCTCCTTTGTTCAACACAGCCAGTGGAACATGGGGGAAATCTCATGCAAGATAGCTCACCTTGTGTTCTCCATCAATCTATATGGCAGCATCTTCTTCCTGACATGTATGAGTGTGGATCGGTACCTCTCAGTTGCTTACTTCCAACCTGCCAGCAGTGTTAAAAAGAAGAGACTCCGTTGTTGCATTTGCATCTTGGTATGGCTCTTTGCCTTCTTTGCAGCCCTTCCTGATACCTATTACCTTAAGATGGTTTCCTCCAACAATGAAACCTATTGTCGTCCTGTCTATCCAGAGGAGACTGCAAAGGAGTGGCTAGCTGGCATAGAGCTAACCTCTGTTATTTTAGGTTTTGTCATTCCTTTTCCTCTCATTGCTGTTTCCAATTGTCTTTTAGCCGCAGCTGTATTGGCCTCTAATGATCAAGAGAGGAAGAGTAATgtgaaaattattttttcctatgTCCTTGTATTTCTTGTCTGTTGGCTGCCATACCACATAGCTGTGTTGCTTGACTTCTTGTTGGCCTTCCATTTTATACCCTTCAGTTGCCAAATGGAGAACTTCCTTTATGCAGCTCTTCACATTACTCAGTGCTTCTCTCTGGTTCATTGTTGCATCAATCCCATTCTCTATAGTTTTATCAATCAAAACTACAAGTATGAACTCATGAAAGcatttatctttaaatattcaGCTAAAACTGGCCTTACAAAGCTGATTGATACTTCCAAGGTTTCAGAAACTGAGTACTCTGCTTTGGAGCAAAATGGTAAATGA
- the ACKR3 gene encoding atypical chemokine receptor 3 isoform X4, translating to MNTIDMPPIFNLLEVENLNETNVTCNNGECITVDSLLCPNMLNKSALLYTLSFLYIFIFMIGLVANFVVVWMNFQTKITGYETHLYILNLAVADLCVIITLPIWVISFVQHSQWNMGEISCKIAHLVFSINLYGSIFFLTCMSVDRYLSVAYFQPASSVKKKRLRCCICILVWLFAFFAALPDTYYLKMVSSNNETYCRPVYPEETAKEWLAGIELTSVILGFVIPFPLIAVSNCLLAAAVLASNDQERKSNVKIIFSYVLVFLVCWLPYHIAVLLDFLLAFHFIPFSCQMENFLYAALHITQCFSLVHCCINPILYSFINQNYKYELMKAFIFKYSAKTGLTKLIDTSKVSETEYSALEQNGK from the coding sequence ATGAATACTATTGACATGCCTCCAATATTCAATCTTCTGGAAGTGGAGAATCTCAATGAAACCAATGTAACCTGCAACAATGGAGAGTGTATCACTGTGGACTCCTTGTTGTGCCCAAATATGCTTAACAAAAGTGCTCTGCTCTATACCCTGTCCTTTTtgtatatctttatttttatgaTTGGCTTAGTGGCCAATTTTGTGGTTGTCTGGATGAATTTTCAAACAAAAATTACTGGCTATGAAACTCACTTATACATCCTCAACCTTGCTGTTGCTGACCTTTGTGTGATCATCACTCTTCCCATCTGGGTAATCTCCTTTGTTCAACACAGCCAGTGGAACATGGGGGAAATCTCATGCAAGATAGCTCACCTTGTGTTCTCCATCAATCTATATGGCAGCATCTTCTTCCTGACATGTATGAGTGTGGATCGGTACCTCTCAGTTGCTTACTTCCAACCTGCCAGCAGTGTTAAAAAGAAGAGACTCCGTTGTTGCATTTGCATCTTGGTATGGCTCTTTGCCTTCTTTGCAGCCCTTCCTGATACCTATTACCTTAAGATGGTTTCCTCCAACAATGAAACCTATTGTCGTCCTGTCTATCCAGAGGAGACTGCAAAGGAGTGGCTAGCTGGCATAGAGCTAACCTCTGTTATTTTAGGTTTTGTCATTCCTTTTCCTCTCATTGCTGTTTCCAATTGTCTTTTAGCCGCAGCTGTATTGGCCTCTAATGATCAAGAGAGGAAGAGTAATgtgaaaattattttttcctatgTCCTTGTATTTCTTGTCTGTTGGCTGCCATACCACATAGCTGTGTTGCTTGACTTCTTGTTGGCCTTCCATTTTATACCCTTCAGTTGCCAAATGGAGAACTTCCTTTATGCAGCTCTTCACATTACTCAGTGCTTCTCTCTGGTTCATTGTTGCATCAATCCCATTCTCTATAGTTTTATCAATCAAAACTACAAGTATGAACTCATGAAAGcatttatctttaaatattcaGCTAAAACTGGCCTTACAAAGCTGATTGATACTTCCAAGGTTTCAGAAACTGAGTACTCTGCTTTGGAGCAAAATGGTAAATGA